The Onychomys torridus chromosome X, mOncTor1.1, whole genome shotgun sequence genomic interval aatacaccTTATGTGGTTAATTTATATAGCCAAAATATTTCTGTTAAAATACACTTGTGGCCAACGTTAAGAAGACAAAAGAAGTATACAATGGTGAGACCTGTCTGATGTTTTAGTAAGAGAGTAATCATGGAAACTAATAGTCACAGATCCTAATTGTCATAGTAAACTTTGTCTAAAACTAAATGAACTGTTTATATTTACTCTGAGAAGAATATTATCTTACTATGTGACCTGTACTAGTTATCAATtctggaaatgaagaaataagagcCAGGCCTCAGTAAAGAAGAATCTTAACCTAGTAAGTACCATAGCTTGTGGGCTTTTAAAAGTGGAGAATGAAGGATTAGGTCAAACTTCTGCAAAGGCACTATTAGAATATAAATTAATCAAATAGACATTCCAATGGACCTTTCCATTATAAAACtatgtgtgtgttacagttgTTGCAATGCAGCAAACTACATATTAGATATAATTTGGACCTTGACCAACAATATGTGCTGAAATAAGATATATAGATGGTCCTTGATATTTTCTTGGAAAACCGTTTACAAATGCAACCCtaggtatgtttttgtttttaaacttctagaagtatttattttatgaactaAAACACATTTCTGggtaaagaaaaaatgtattCTATGAAAAAGATAAGTACACAGACTTACGCAATTCTCCAGCAGCATTTCGCCCACCAACTGCATACAGATATCCTTTGAGGGCACTTAGGTGGAAGAAGGTGCGCTTTTCATTTAAAGATGCAACTTGTATCCACTTGTTGTATCGAGGATCAAATCTAAACACCGTATCAACAGCCGTTTTTCCTTTTGTGTCATAATTGCTCTGCCCACCAAcgacataaagaaaatttccgATGACAGCAATGCCATGCTGGTATCTTGGGGCATCCATGGGGGCTAGAGATTTCCACTCATGGGTCTTTTCATCATACATGCGCAATTCTTTACTGACAACCAGCTGCTGCCTCAGGACTCCACCGAGTGTAACCAAATGAGTGGTGTCAGACCGAATGGCAGTCCTGTCTGACTGCATAACTGGCTGCATAAATGGCATCATTTGGTAATTGCTGGCTTCCAGAAGCAAATTGACACAAGTATTGTCAGTTCTCATGAAATCTACCGTTTGCACGAAATTAATGAGCTCCTGTGGTGTCATCAGCGGGAATCGTATGTTCTTCATTAATTTTGCAGCAAAGTCCATCCTTGGCTCTTCCAGGCGAAGCCAGCGACAGGTAGCTTTGAAGAGCTCTAATTCGGTGCAGCGCTTAAGGCTGTTACTGGAAAGCACGAAGGCAAGACGCTCAAAGGGGAGTTTCAGGAACTCCCCAGTGGTTATCAATGCAGAAAAATTCTTTAAGACGAAGGTGTTGACGTATTTATCCACTTCTGTAAGATGGTAAGTGTTGGCAATTCGTCCAACTTCAACACAGTTGTCCAAATTAACCTAGGAATccaataagaaaattaaaacatggcTGCTTTCTAGACATCTACACtttgaccacagaaactcttatttAAGAGTAAGAGTACTTTGTAAAATCCGTATAAATGCAAAAAAAGATTATGAAGTGCATAAAGATGTAAAGAAGATGCAAACAACCTTCACCTTGATTTAGCAAAAAGCCGATTAAACAAAAACGATCCgttaactgctgtgggatgttctgtatgtcaaatgtgttgctccgattggttaaaataaataaagtgctgattggcctgtagccaggcaggaagcatagggtaggcgggacaaggaagaggagaaggctgggaacagaaggctgaggagagagactgccagcctcagccatgacaagatgtaaggtaatggtaagccacaagccacgtggcaaagtatagatttatagaaatgggttaatttaagatagaagaagtagataacaagaagcctgccacggccatacagtttgtaaacaatataagtctctgtgtgctttcttggttgggactgagcgactgtgggactggtgggtaagagagatttgttctgactgtgggccaggcaggaaaactctaactacagttaacCTAAAAAGCAACACTTCAAATTGACTATGTCCAAAATAATTCTCTTCCTCAAAAAGTTATCATTCTCTCAAATGCTGATGAAATTATTACTAGATAGAAATTTTAGGAAAATCATGTTATTCAATTATAGtcagtttcttcttcttggtTCTTCAAAGTAACACACATAATTAGAAGGTCACAAAAAGGTCTACTATCCAACTTTTTGACTTCTCTTTGATGTAGAGGTATCATTGTTACTATCCTCCATAGATTCAAAGTTAGTGTTCACAAtaaatgacttaacagcacaattACTTCTAGGACaaagttatttttcatattttatccaGAAATATAAGCCAGAGAATTTGATGAGGGCAGGAAGGATTTATCTGCATTAAAACCCATGATGCAGTAGTTGGGGTGAGAGAGCCCAGAATTTTCCCAGCACTGACTGCCTCAGAGTGGAGAAGTGATGAAAGTGGGCCCTCCACAGCAGGATCTCTTTTCAATAACTGATAggtcaaaagaaaaatagaaaagtaatatcAGCAAACATAATACAAATGTAAACCACAAAGCAAGCCCACACACAAATatctctatgtgtgtatataacacAGAGATAGGAAAAAGGCTCCAGTGCATCTGTGTGTGATTCTTAACTTTCATCACAGTGTATGCTCAatacataacataaaattaatCAATGTATTGTTAGCCTCCTGGCTGCTATGCTAAAGAGATGTGTTATGCTTAAGACAAAACTATATAATTCTTCTATTGATGTTTCTCTTGAAAGATGAAATGAAGGACtgaagacatagctcagtggtaggctgGAAATAAAGCATTACTCCTTTGCATAAAATAACAAGCCAGTTAGATATAGTAACAGTAAAAACTCTAAGATTAGCCCACAAATATTTTCACAGTATATTTCTCAAGAAGAATTTGcatttgtttctattatttgttctattttgtttaataacttatttttaatgaattaaaatcaactttatacatgtatacaattcaCATGGACAACTCTCACTCCACCCTTCCCCATATTCTTGTCACCCATGTCTACTTGCTTTCTCTCTACAAATCATTTTGTAGCTTGTAGGGTTTAACAAAAGTTTGGATTTTACCAGGATCTTCTGTGTGAGCAAGAGTTTGGAGCTATCCATTTGAGCCTGGAGGGCTGATGGTAATGTTTCCCCTTAAGAAAACTGATTTGATGAGTATAAATTCATCAAAATGTCTAACTGCTTATTTTATTTGGTAGTTATGTATTTAACTTCTCAATATATTTGGTAGCTATATATTTACACCTAAAATAAACTgacacaaaaacaatgaaaataaaaataaattctggtgCTCTAGAAACACAGTTTAACAATGTACCAAATATCTTTGatttctaatataaaatatattttaatactattttaGAAGTGGCAGGCTGATGTGTCATAAAAACCTTCAGTAGCATTGAGTAGAATAATATTCCATATTTGATTACCCAAATGGTACTAGATACAAGGCATTACTGTTTAAGGTGATGAATCTGCTTCTCAAGGTAAGTGAGAAATACAGGTAATTTAtgcttttgtaaatatttattagtagagataagcaaaaattaaaattaatgatagcacaaaattctcaaagatgaACATTTCTGTCATTATTGATATGACCActaataaaatcaacaaaaaagtGGGTATTTAAGATGTTAAAACAAGACCAATAGCTATTAAATTAAATCTAAATTTATAGCATGTAGTGAGTATGAGGGTATATGCCTGtgattctagcatttgggaagcagaagtaagtggctagcctgagctacaaaatgagatccccatctcctcctaaacaaaatcaaaatgaaaacgTTTAAATAGAAGGTAAAATGAACCAACACAAGAGATTAAAAAGCAAGCTACATAAATTGTTAGTAGAGCCTGGAATGCTGGTGTACAACTATAATCCTAGTACATCGGTCTCTGTGGAAGAAACATATTAGGACATTTAATTCTCTTTCCCCTgccctagccccccccccccatcttcaaTAATACCCAATCAAAACAAACATTACTAAAATGACAGGAGAGAAGAAACCTACCTTTTATTTAGGGGCATTTGGAGAATGCCTTCTAGATATCAGTAACCTACATACACAGATGCCCAGGACTGGAAAAGACTTGGACGGGACATCTAATCAATACAAATAGCTCCTACCTTTGAAATAATGCCAGAGGACTTTTGATAACCCTTTGAAGTGTCATCTTCTTTACAAAAGGACTAACTATTTTCTATAGCCTCTATACAACAGGCACCACACTGTGGGCACACAGCAAAGTTAAGACCCAGCAAAATCAATATTACAAATATTCAAGATGCAATAACAAAATGTAATACCTGTTAGGACAGAAAATTCCTAGgatcttattaattataaatgggaCATGGGTAAATATGTATTAGGAAATTAATTTTCATCAAACATGTGTAGAATATAGGGATAAGAGTTGAAACCTCAAACAGTTAACAATATATAGAGATTAAACTTGATGGCAAAGAGTAAATAATTTTGGCACAATTCAGGATTACTTTATTCTTGTTTGCTTTGACCCACTTCTCAGTCCTGACTCTTAGTAGTGCCTCAGGTAGACGATCTCCAGATGTTTAAATGAAGTAGTACTTTAGAAATGGATACAGGCAGTAACATATAATGTAATTTACATATATGATAGAATAACTTACACTTTAATACTTaaatcttcttttgagaattctttaaGTAGAAATAACTCAAATTTCATCCTAAGTTATCTAATTTCATCTGAAAATTTGGCCAAAATTCCCCTGTAATTTACTCATGAAATCAGACTTACAACAGAAGCTAGCTCAGATAGTATTACTTCATTTAAAGGGGTTGCAcatactctggtttctcttcagagcATCTAAACCCTACCTTTTAAAAGGTCTGAAcaccaaaacaagaaacaattCTTCAAACACTTCTAGTCCCTTTTCAAATTGTTCTTCAAATTTTTACTTCTATTTCCTTGGCCTATATTATTTCAAGTAATTCTCACACAATCAAACCTTCAAGCCATCCTCAAAACAGTTTCCACATTATAATTTTGCTAGTTCGTATTAACACATTAGTCCTTGCTTGATGCTGTGGATTCAAATGATTCTGGCTGCACCCAAACACCTTCATTAATGTAATTTGATGAGTCAATGGCACATTGGATTAGAAATCAAATATTAGTTTGTTAAAGGAGCAGTGTTACATATGAAGAGATCCTGGTAcagattaaataaatgaatgcctGCTTTTATGCTCTTAAggaaaaaagtagaaataatacACCTTCTCAGTGAGAAACCAGCCCACACTCTTAGAGATGAAGTAAAGTTCCTTACTAAATAGAGCACCTGGTTGACTGTGGCTAATGCCCAAATAAGAGTCGACAACCAAAAGATTTCATTAGCTTATATCCACCTTAGGCTTATGCATTTTATATACGTCGCTGTCATCCTTAAATCTCattttgaacaatttaaacagagacaggagactgcAAGTCTGACCACATAGGCAGATAGGAGATTTATACAGCAGCAAAGATACTGCATATTgccagaataataataataataataataattataataaatctgccagtgttgttctttttaaaatagttgttACTGGGGAATCATCTTGTGTACCTGGTAAAAGCACAGGGGATTAATGGTAGACCTGGACTTGCTTAATGATGGTTTAACCCTATGCTGCCTCGCACCCCCAGCTGCCCCTTAGAGATATATCTTTGGTATAGAATCGATGTGACTAATGGCTGGTTGTAAGTCAGTGCTATCTCCTTTGTTACAAGAATCAGAGTCTAATGGCTGATCAATCCTAATGAGTAAACATTTATATACTACTACCTAAATTTTGTGTATCTATAACAGGCTTAGTAAGCATGATACTTATCTTTAGGGTGTTTAGGAGGCAGTGCTCCTTTAGCTAAATTCCACGTGTGACTTAATGTTTCCTAAGCCAATTTATTAGTAAGTCCTTTATAATACCAATTCTATCACTTCAGCTTCTTCTACATAACCCATTCCATAGACTAAATTCTTCTTGGTGCTTTCTAGTATGTTTGGggagaggagggtggaggggCAGGGGAATTTgcaattggtatgtaaaatgaatcaaaattttttcttaattaaaaaaaaacaacgaaGCCTATTTCCTCCAAAACATTTGGTTTCAgcacacagttttaaaaacataGGCTCATCTTACTAAGAAATTACTCATAATAATTTAGCTCAGggaataactaaaacaaaaaaaaaacctatgtgaAATAGTCATAGTATCTTGAAACATGAAGTTCTAAGTAGAAAAGGTGctaagaaggaagggagaaaatatcTCAAAGCTGAAGAGTGGTTTAACTAGAAACACAATgcatcagaaaaaagaaaagatcctgGTACTAACAATCCACCAATTTTCTAAAAAGTAGATCAAAGACCATGAGAAAGGAGATTGCCATCATAAAAGAACACAGACACATTCTGTTAGCATGACAAAGCATGAAAAAAGTAGAATGATGTTCAGAAAAAGATGAATCTCCTACAAGTTCACAGACAAGGAAATCTGCAATGAAGAGTTGGAATGAACTATAGCACAAGTAAACATCACTCCTACCAAGGCTCCTCACTACATATGGTGGAGCTTGTCTGCTGAAGATATTAAAAGCAAAGAACACAACCTTGAAGACAATATTAACTGTCTATGATAATGAAGGCATCTCAAGAAAGCCTTAGTTATAGCAAGCGTTTCAAACACATTAATTACTAAATTACTGGAaaggtataaatatataaaatcactATCATTCCATCTTCAAATAAGAGTTTTTAAATAgttatcttgaaaaaaattctTCTGTACTATTCTGatagaaatatatttacattaaataCAGTTGGTTTAGCTGAGCAGTGGtaacagatgcctttaatcccagtagttggTAGGAatagacaagtggatctctgtgagtttgaggccagtatgttctacaaagtgagtttcaggagccaaggctacacagaaggatccagtctcaaataaaaaaaaataacaaaacaaaataaaaaatacacttgggtgtggtggttcatgagGCCTCTgttgagtatgaggccagcctagtccacaaagagagttctaggccagctagggctacatagtgagaccctgtctcaaaaaaatgtatatatacataaaaatatatacacattctatctctttctctcacacacacatacattctctctctctctctctctctctctctctctctctctctctctctctctctcacacacacacacacacacacacacacacacacacacacacacactctcacactaaATTTGGTCATCTTTCAGGTAAAGTGATCATAACATCTGATAACATCTGAAGTTATAAATGCCAAACATCTGTTAGATAATAGGTCAACACTGCTTCTTCATAATCACTATTTCCAATGAAATCACAGAATTTTCTCTAGTTTGTTTCAAGACAAGCATATGTTGCTAAGCTCAGTGGAAAGCAATGCTAAAGAGTCTGCAAACATAAGCTTTAAAGGTTATTACTAAATTAATCCTTGAACTTGTTACATTCAACATAATCACAGTTTACTTGAAGCTCTAACATGCTgttggtgattaaaaaaaaactagaggaaaaataGTTAAGAGTATGGGCTTTTCATAATGGgattaaaatgaaacaatacaCAAATTTAGTAATGCTGGCAAACAGTAGAATGAGCAATTAATAAACTTCACTTAGACTGTTCAGCAGTAATGATATAAGTCAATAATATAGCACTGTATGGTCATAAAACCTTTAAAAGAGCAATTAGCTTAAAATTTTACAATTAGTTATGACAGTCATTTCAGTACTctataatgaaacaaaatatattaaaaaacaggTTTTAATAGTATAATTAAATGGGTATTAGCTGACATATAGAaagtttctcatttttaaatgttctttgtttAATAtgcctaatttttttattttgttttgaattgacatatattatttatttaaatttactgGTACAATATAATGTttcaatacatatatatgttgtataaaatttaaagtaattagCATATCCATTATCTTATTCATTATCTTCACTGTAAGGACATTTTAAATACCTTTATAGTTATTTTGACATATATGAAACATTACTAGAAATAGTCACTTCAATGTGCTGCTGTTCTGGAATACCAGAATACTACTATGTAACTCTGTTTCTGTACCCACTAACCAATTTCTCCCTCAACATCCTTTAGCCCTATATTCCCTGGAGTCTGGTAAGCACTATTTTCCTCTGCTTCTACGAAATACACTTTtctaacttccacatgtgtgtgtgtgaacaggtagtattctttttcatatgtgtgccttatttcacttaatatattATATCCAGGTTTATCCTTGTAACTTGTAAATGACAGAAAAGTATTCTTTTCATCATTCCCTTGTGTATTTTTATCACATCAGTATTGATTTACCTGTTGGTAGATAAGAAGcagcttattaataaaataattaggtAAATGTTTTCCCCAAAGTTGGTGTTTTAAGGAAGAAAGTGTTCATGATCAACAGTTCAAAAAGGCCAATATTAAAGTTGACATTAGTTAAAACCAATTATAGGAAAATATATTATCGATCAAataatgaattagaaaaaaacataaaatttcacTGTTACTATAATTTTAATCACAAAAGCAGGCTCCAGGAATTGTAGAAATCCTATCATCTCTGTATAAGCCAGATAATGCTTAAGTTttcttaactaaaataaaatagtgtcTGTAGGAATAGAATGACTATTAAGTAGTTCATTGATTAGTTGATTACGAAAAAAGCTAACCATATTCAGTGTGATATGTTCTAAGTCTTTACAAGTTAACACTTAACTGCTAGTTCTTAAGATCAAAGTTCCcatattcaaagaagaaaaactgtCAAGTTCACTTTAACAGAATTCGAGAAGCTCAGATTACTTTTCTATGTAATTCAATAAAAGgataatgtataaaaataagtcaaatgTTGTATAAAATCACTGAAATGAATAAAgcaaaattaaagtaaataaaattatggaACAAGTTGAAACACATATTTGCCTATAAGAAGGCTTTTGTTAAATAATTCTACTTTGTGAAATTTACCTGTTTTATTTTCCACTTACTCCCACACCACACCTTATACAACAGCTTCTTCTGATGATAAGTTTTACATGGCTATACAACTGACTTCAGGAGCCCTTCTCTAACTCTACATAAGCATCTAccaacaagaaaaataagatcTGAAAATATCTTACCCCTGATATGAGGAACACTTTACAGAAGTCTAAAACCGGTAGAATCTGCAGAAAGCTGGCAGCTTCCAGAGTGTCTTGAAGGTTGTCCATGTTGAGAGACAGTTTTGAAGTATAGATGAAATCAATAATTTTCCTTAGACCTACTCTGCTCACGCCATGAAGCTTAATGCACATTAACTCTTGTTCTTTCATGCCACCTTAAATGAAAAGAGAGTCAATTCAATGAAGGTGGATAATTAAGGTCAAACTCACTTCTGCTGCTAATTAGATACATTAAAATCAAGGGAAAGTCTTATTCCAAGTAAATATCCATTCCACAGTTGGGCACGTTTTTACAGTTAAAAGAACACTTGAAGAAAATTCTCTCTATACTAATGCAAATGCTTTCAGATTggtaaatatttcttttgaaagtATGTTTTAATGACATAGAGCAAAATACTGGATTTTCGATTGGAAATAATAATACTACAATAATTAAACAGGGCTTTCTCCTAATGTCTTAAAGTGAATGCAGGGTGTCAAAAGGCAATGTACCTGTGAACATAGCTTTGAAGTAGTCACTAGCAGATGCCATCATGACTCTGTGCACAGGGTAGGTATCATCAGTATCACCTGGCATCAGGGTCACATCACAAAGCAGTCCTTCATGCCGAAGCTGGTCAAAGCCCTGTAACAAACACATGAGTTGAGCCAGGAATCAAGGGAAAAAGAATATCACAACCCCTGTGTGCTAAGCTTCTGTTTATAGGTCCAGTGTATTTTGAAAATAGAGCCAAAAGAGTGCTCAAAAGGAATAAAAACTGCTGTGTTGACCTCTGTATACATTATACAGCACACAAAAAAACAGAACATTAAGGCTAATTTACATTAAGAACAAAGAAGGGAAGTatgtaaattcatttatttatacatttatttaccttacttggagaaaaaaatgataatttacACCCTTCAACCTTCCAGAACTGCTTTCCATAATCACATGGATAGTACTGCTGTAGgattttaagagaattttttgCATTTTGATGGCTTTTCCCC includes:
- the Klhl13 gene encoding kelch-like protein 13 isoform X5; this translates as MMRVQTLREKWAYWRRRQLSLKQADFKDIFKKAASGSLVDEDDQHMKLCLASSEMGLSSHLQSCKAGNTRIFTSNTHSSAVLQGFDQLRHEGLLCDVTLMPGDTDDTYPVHRVMMASASDYFKAMFTGGMKEQELMCIKLHGVSRVGLRKIIDFIYTSKLSLNMDNLQDTLEAASFLQILPVLDFCKVFLISGVNLDNCVEVGRIANTYHLTEVDKYVNTFVLKNFSALITTGEFLKLPFERLAFVLSSNSLKRCTELELFKATCRWLRLEEPRMDFAAKLMKNIRFPLMTPQELINFVQTVDFMRTDNTCVNLLLEASNYQMMPFMQPVMQSDRTAIRSDTTHLVTLGGVLRQQLVVSKELRMYDEKTHEWKSLAPMDAPRYQHGIAVIGNFLYVVGGQSNYDTKGKTAVDTVFRFDPRYNKWIQVASLNEKRTFFHLSALKGYLYAVGGRNAAGELPTVECYNPKTNEWTYVAKMNEPHYGHAGTVYGGVMYISGGITHDTFQKELMCFDPDTDKWIQKAPMTTVRGLHCMCTVGDRLYVIGGNHFRGTSDYDDVLSCEYYSPIHDQWTPIASMLRGQSDVGVAVFENKIYVVGGYSWNNRCMVEIVQKYDPEKDEWHKVFDLPESLGGIRACTLTVFPPEETTPSPSRESPLSGP